Sequence from the Deinococcus reticulitermitis genome:
CCAGCATGGCCGAGATGCCCAGCAGCGCGATCCAGGTGCGGTGCTCGGGAATCAGCATGACGCCGAGCAGCGTGAAATACACGAGCGTGAGCAGCAGGTAGGTCAGGGCGCTGTTGCCCCGGCGCGCGGCGATCAGGAGGTCGGCGTACTCGGGACCGCCCGGCAGTCGCTCGGGCAGGGGGTAACGCGGCAGCGGCTGGTGCTCAAGCACGTCGATCACCACCGCCGTGATGTTGTCGGGCCCTCCCGCATCGTTGGCGGCGTCGATCAGCCGCCGCGCCGCCGCCTCGGGGTCCGGCGAGCGACTGAGAATCGCCGCGAGATCACGCTCCTCGACCACACCGCTCAGGCCGTCGCTGCACAGCAGCAGCCGGTCGCCCGCGCGCAGGCCGAAGCCGAACAGTTCGAGCCGCACCCGCTCCTCCCCACCCAGGGCGTTGCTCACGACGCTGCGCCACTGGTGATGCCGCGCCTCTTCCTCGGTCAGGATGCCCAGGCGCACCTGCTCGGCCACCCACGAGTGATCGTCGGTGAGGCGCGTGAGCTCGCCCGCCCGCAAGAGGTAGGCCCGCGAGTCGCCCACATGTGCGATCAGCGCCGCGCCCCGGTCGACCAGCAGCGCGAGCAGCGTCGTGCCCATGCCGACCGACTCCCCGACCGCGCGGCGCATGACGGCGAGGTTGGCCGCCTGCATCGCCTCGGTCAACCGCTGAGGCGGGGCCGATCGGCCCGTCAGATACCCCTGCGAGAGCGTATCGAGCGCGAGATTGGCGGCCAGTTCCCCCGCCGCGTGCCCTCCCATCCCGTCGGCCACCGCGTACAGGCCCCCACGCGGCAACTCCAACGCGAGCGCCGCATCCTGGTTGACCCGCCCCGCCCGTTGCCTTCCCACATCGGTCAGCAGTCCCGAGGACAGAAAGGGGGACGGGCCGGACCGCATACCGAACTACTATAGGTCAAGGCTTAGGTGTGAGAAGGGCCAAGGAAAGATATGGACTCGCTGCAAGAAGAGCCTTGCCGCGCCTCTTGAGGCGCTTCTCGGGGGGGTAGGCGGGCGCCCGAGGCCGGTCAGGAGAGATCCGCAGATGTTCTCTTCGCTGGTAATGCCCCTGTAACAGGTGAGGCGAACACTCGACGTCGAAGGAATGGTCTTTACCAACCAGCCCAAGGAGGCGATCATGACCACCTCAATCAATCAGAATGCCCCGCGCGACCACACCATCCACACTGTCCGTGAACCTGAAATCTCACGGCTGCTCTTTGCCGATACGCGGCTTGCTCCCCTCTGGGCGCTGCTGCGGATCTACGTCGGCTACGAATGGCTGATGGCCGGCTGGGGCAAAATCAGCAGCCCCGCCTGGGTGGGGCCCGAAG
This genomic interval carries:
- a CDS encoding PP2C family protein-serine/threonine phosphatase, which gives rise to MRSGPSPFLSSGLLTDVGRQRAGRVNQDAALALELPRGGLYAVADGMGGHAAGELAANLALDTLSQGYLTGRSAPPQRLTEAMQAANLAVMRRAVGESVGMGTTLLALLVDRGAALIAHVGDSRAYLLRAGELTRLTDDHSWVAEQVRLGILTEEEARHHQWRSVVSNALGGEERVRLELFGFGLRAGDRLLLCSDGLSGVVEERDLAAILSRSPDPEAAARRLIDAANDAGGPDNITAVVIDVLEHQPLPRYPLPERLPGGPEYADLLIAARRGNSALTYLLLTLVYFTLLGVMLIPEHRTWIALLGISAMLVATLSQRVWQGQHAHARLKGRLGLSRAGGGRAAPLPRQTEEGGSGPSA